CTATGCTTTTAACCTTTGCTTGCCCTACAAGCAATCATTTGCGTGTGATTTACTCTTCTTTTGGTTCTTTCGTTCCAAAAGGATATCATAGTGGCGGGAACAGATACCGCAGCTGCGGCGGTTGTGTGGGGGATGACGTATCTAATGAAGTACCCTCAAGTATTGAAGAAAGCTCAAGCAGAAGTGAGAGAATATATGAGAGAGAAAGGTTCAACGTTCGTTAACGAAGATGATGTCAAGAACCTTCCTTACTTCAAGGCCTTAGTTAAAGAAACCCTAAGGATCGAACCGGTCATACCTCTCCTTATCCCTCGTGCATGCATTCAAGACACCAAGATCGCGGGTTACGACGTCCCGGCTGGGACTACCGTTAACGTCAACGCGTGGGCTGTGTCACGTGACGAGAAGGAGTGGGGACCGAACCCTGACGAGTTCAGGCCCGAGAGGTTTTTTGAGAAGGATGTTGACTTCAAAGGCACGGACTACGAGTTCATACCGTTTGGGTCAGGCCGGAGAATGTGCCCCGGAATGCGTCTTGGTGCGGCGATGCTTGAGGTTCCTTACGCGAACCTTCTTCTTAATTATAACTTTAGACTTCCTAATGGGATGAAACCAGACGAGATCAACATGGATGTCATGACTGGTCTCGCTATGCACAAGGCGCAGCATCTCAAGCTTGTTCCCGAGAAAGTGAACATGTACTAATTAAGATATAGTCAAATAAATCTACAATCTCTCatcttggtttggtttctttattAAGTGCACTCGTATCTCTTATCTTTCCATCTTTCTCTTCACATTTTCATGAAGGAAGCAAACTATCTTTTgtgattcttatatatatatatatatatcactgaataattaattttaatagaacttggtttggttttagttctgataaaaacccaaaacaataattaattcaGACTAATAATGAGCATGAAGGAAAATTAGATAAAtacctaaaaagaaaattcacaattaaaaaacaagataaaaaccCTGATCACACCAaacttaagaaaacaattattattcagaaaaataaataatcaaataatacatAACTATCCCTTGTTCAAAAAATTGCTAGGCACTAGTTAGACATCTGGGGTAGATCTGACCCCTAGCGAAAAAATTGAAAGACTCaatcagaaaatatttttaaggttatttattaaattaataataaaataaaatagaaaatatttgaaatatgtatagttttgcccctatttattaaaaaacaccaaatagaatataaaaatatagtctTGAATTcaaaattatggtaaacacatgaaaacatatttttaagatttatgattctgattaaatttttaacataacTTATggtaaaacatcacaaactctcGATCtcaatgtctaaataacaaaaaaaattgttatatatttgtaatattatttaaGAAGGATATGTAAAATTAGGCGGAGTATAATTGGGTGACTGATTTTTTTGGAACAAGGTAATAGTTAGAGAATAATAGTAGTTAGGTGAAGCCATTTTTGGAACAAGGTAATCAATACTAGAttacttaaaaaattaattatcttcCTCATTTAATTGATAGTTAATGAACAAATCGGGTTTACTTCGCTTTTAAATTGAGCTAAGTCCATTACTCCATTTGGTTACGGCAaggactattttttttttgttttgccaacaactttggtgaagaacatctagtttggtttggtttgattctgcTAAATTACCCATCTCTGTCTGAaagaatttaaattaaaaataattaaaaagtataatattgtacAATGCCAAGAATCTAATCTAATTAACAAGAGAGAGCGATTGACTGGGTTTTTAAAATGAAACGTTGACCTCGTTTCGCTGGTTTGGCATGAGAATCAATAACCGGAGATGACCTTCTTGGCATAACTTGACCGGGTTTCTATGCTGTGTGAGGATTGCATTACTGTTGCCTAACAAAACATGAGCAATTATGTAACCATCCCCTTTCTCATTTGCAAATTGCCATTCTCTCACTGTCAAGTTGAAATAGTCTTTCCGCGTCGACACCGTTGCTTTCACCTCCACGTACTCTTTCTTACCACCTCGGCTTTCGATCAGTAGGTCGTAAGGTAAACCGGTTTCACTCTGGTCGTTAACCCATCTAACCAGAGCCTCATTGCCATATTTTGCAACAAAGTATCTGTACGCTATTTCTTCACCTTTNNNNNNNNNNNNNNNNNNNNNNNNNNNNNNNNNNNNNNNNNNNNNNNNNNNNNNNNNNNNNNNNNNNNNNNNNNNNNNNNNNNNNNNNNNNNNNNNNNNNNNNNNNNNNNNNNNNNNNNNNNNNNNNNNNNNNNNNNNNNNNNNNNNNNNNNNNNNNNNNNNNNNNNNNNNNNNNNNNNNNNNNNNNNNNNNNNNNNNNNNNNNNNNNNNNNNNNNNNNNNNNNNNNNNNNNNNNNNNNNNNNNNNNNNNNNNNNNNNNNNNNNNNNNNNNNNNNNNNNNNNNNNNNNNNNNNNNNNNNNNNNNNNNNNNNNNNNNNNNNNNNNNNNNNNNNNNNNNNNNNNNNNNNNNNNNNNNNNNNNNNNNNNNNNNNNNNNNNNNNNNNNNNNNNNNNNNNNNNNNNNNNNNNNNNNNNNNNNNNNNNNNNNNNNNNNNNNNNNNNNNNNNNNNNNNNNNNNNNNNNNNNNNNNNNNNNNNNNNNNNNNNNNNNNNNNNNNNNNNNNNNNNNNNNNNNNNNNNNNNNNNNNNNNNNNNNNNNNNNNNNNNNNNNNNNNNNNNNNNNNNNNNNNNNNNNNNNNNNNNNNNNNNNNNNNNNNNNNNNNNNNNNNNNNNNNNNNNNNNNNNNNNNNNNNNNNNNNNNNNNNNNNNNNNNNNNNNNNNNNNNNNNNNNNNNNNNNNNNNNNNNNNNNNNNNNNNNNNNNNNNNNNNNNNNNNNNNNNNNNNNNNNNNNNNNNNNNNNNNNNNNNNNNNNNNNNNNNNNNNNNNNNNNNNNNNNNNNNNNNNNNNNNNNNNNNNNNNNNNNNNNNNNNNNNNNNNNNNNNNNNNNNNNNNNNNNNNNNNNNNNNNNNNNNNNNNNNNNNNNNNNNNNNNNNNNNNNNNNNNNNNNNNNNNNNNNNNNNNNNNNNNNNNNNNNNNNNNNNNNNNNNNNNNNNNNNNNNNNNNNNNNNNNNNNNNNNNNNNNNNNNNNNNNNNNNNNNNNNNNNNNNNNNNNNNNNNNNNNNNNNNNNNNNNNNNNNNNNNNNNNNNNNNNNNNNNNNNNNNNNNNNNNNNNNNNNNNNNNNNNNNNNNNNNNNNNNNNNNNNNNNNNNNNNNNNNNNNNNNNNNNNNNNNNNNNNNNNNNNNNNNNNNNNNNNNNNNNNNNNNNNNNNNNNNNNNNNNNNNNNNNNNNNNNNNNNNNNNNNNNNNNNNNNNNNNNNNNNNNNNNNNNNNNNNNNNNNNNNNNNNNNNNNNNNNNNNNNNNNNNNNNNNNNNNNNNNNNNNNNNNNNNNNNNNNNNNNNNNNNNNNNNNNNNNNNNNNNNNNNNNNNNNNNNNNNNNNNNNNNNNNNNNNNNNNNNNNNNNNNNNNNNNNNNNNNNNNNNNNNNNNNNNNNNNNNNNNNNNNNNNNNNNNNNNNNNNNNNNNNNNNNNNNNNNNNNNNNNNNNNNNNNNNNNNNNNNNNNNNNNNNNNNNNNNNNNNNNNNNNNNNNNNNNNNNNNNNNNNNNNNNNNNNNNNNNNNNNNNNNNNNNNNNNNNNNNNNNNNNNNNNNNNNNNNNNNNNNNNNNNNNNNNNNNNNNNNNNNNNNNNNNNNNNNNNNNNNNNNNNNNNNNNNNNNNNNNNNNNNNNNNNNNNNNNNNNNNNNNNNNNNNNNNNNNNNNNNNNNNNNNNNNNNNNNNNNNNNNNNNNNNNNNNNNNNNNNNNNNNNNNNNNNNNNNNNNNNNNNNNNNNNNNNNNNNNNNNNNNNNNNNNNNNNNNNNNNNNNNNNNNNNNNNNNNNNNNNNNNNNNNNNNNNNNNNNNNNNNNNNNNNNNNNNNNNNNNNNNNNNNNNNNNNNNNNNNNNNNNNNNNNNNNNNNNNNNNNNNNNNNNNNNNNNNNNNNNNNNNNNNNNNNNNNNNNNNNNNNNNNNNNNNNNNNNNNNNNNNNNNNNNNNNNNNNNNNNNNNNNNNNNNNNNNNNNNNNNNNNNNNNNNNNNNNNNNNNNNNNNNNNNNNNNNNNNNNNNNNNNNNNNNNNNNNNNNNNNNNNNNNNNNNNNNNNNNNNNNNNNNNNNNNNNNNNNNNNNNNNNNNNNNNNNNNNNNNNNNNNNNNNNNNNNNNNNNNNNNNNNNNNNNNNNNNNNNNNNNNNNNNNNNNNNNNNNNNNNNNNNNNNNNNNNNNNNNNNNNNNNNNNNNNNNNNNNNNNNNNNNNNNNNNNNNNNNNNNNNNNNNNNNNNNNNNNNNNNNNNNNNNNNNNNNNNNNNNNNNNNNNNNNNNNNNNNNNNNNNNNNNNNNNNNNNNNNNNNNNNNNNNNNNNNNNNNNNNNNNNNNNNNNNNNNNNNNNNNNNNNNNNNNNNNNNNNNNNNNNNNNNNNNNNNNNNNNNNNNNNNNNNNNNNNNNNNNNNNNNNNNNNNNNNNNNNNNNNNNNNNNNNNNNNNNNNNNNNNNNNNNNNNNNNNNNNNNNNNNNNNNNNNNNNNNNNNNNNNNNNNNNNNNNNNNNNNNNNNNNNNNNNNNNNNNNNNNNNNNNNNNNNNNNNNNNNNNNNNNNNNNNNNNNNNNNNNNNNNNNNNNNNNNNNNNNNNNNNNNNNNNNNNNNNNNNNNNNNNNNNNNNNNNNNNNNNNNNNNNNNNNNNNNNNNNNNNNNNNNNNNNNNNNNNNNNNNNNNNNNNNNNNNNNNNNNNNNNNNNNNNNNNNNNNNNNNNNNNNNNNNNNNNNNNNNNNNNNNNNNNNNNNNNNNNNNNNNNNNNNNNNNNNNNNNNNNNNNNNNNNNNNNNNNNNNNNNNNNNNNNNNNNNNNNNNNNNNNNNNNNNNNNNNNNNNNNNNNNNNNNNNNNNNNNNNNNNNNNNNNNNNNNNNNNNNNNNNNNNNNNNNNNNNNNNNNNNNNNNNNNNNNNNNNNNNNNNNNNNNNNNNNNNNNNNNNNNNNNNNNNNNNNNNNNNNNNNNNNNNNNNNNNNNNNNNNNNNNNNNNNNNNNNNNNNNNNNNNNNNNNNNNNTATACTTCACATGATGAACAGTATAGATATATCGCTGGGCATAAGGCAGAGCCCAGTTTACAAGTGACACTGTTACAGTATTATCTTGCGAACCTTCATATTTAGCTTCACGTTTTACCAcctgaaaaatacataaacacCACAAGAGTGAATTGGAATTAAGGTTACATAGTAGAAACGGAGACACATATATCAGTTCTTCCCTGGTATATAAGCTACAAGATGATATTTTTGGAGTAAGTGCATCAACACAATAAGAAAGGCTTACTCTTGTATTTCAGAGCAAATCTAATGTCCCTAGGAAGCCCTTACATGTACAACTAAGTGGCTTgcatttttcaatatatttttgtgaagGAGAAGATAAGTTTACCTCAGAAATACTTGGAATGCCCAAGCTGTGCATGAGTCCAGACACTTTTGTTTGAAGCACCTCTTGCTCTTCAACATCATTTTCCCCAAAGTTAATAAACTCAATGTTATCCTTCTTTTTAAATCTCTTCTTTAACTTCTCATCATCGCACCAACATACGAGACCAAACGAGGAGTGCAAGGAAACCCACTTATCATTTTCAGTAGGAAGTACAGTGTACTCGAGTTCTGAAAGTCTCTCTTTAAAATGAACAACATCTTCGGAAGATTTGCCAGAATTCAAGTCATCACTCCACTTCAGGAAAATTTTGAAGACCTATAGGCATGAACTTAAAACTTTAGCAAAGAAGAGCATAGATTGAAGATAAACAGGACGAGATGAATCAGTAAATAACTTACAGCCTTGGCAGCACATGAGGGTGACACATAATGTGCGAACTGCCCTAGAATTTTAAGGTATTCTTGAAAAGGAGGCGTCTCAGGTACTCCACAACCATTCACAAAAAAGTCATGGAGACCTGGATAGATAGTGCACAACGTTTTCCTACGCAATGATTCCACAACACTGCTGATCTGCGAACTGATCTCTTTTATCTCATTTAAAACGCCAGCAGAATCATTCCAGTAAACATCGCCAAGTGGCAAGAATATTCCAGATATCAGATCATTCTGCCTACTTCCAATTTCATGTGGTACAAATACAGACGGGAGAGTATGAAGTTTTTCAGATATTTTCTCCTTTGAATCAGCCATTTCATTCCACAAATATTTGTAAAACCTGGTAATCTGAGAGATGCTGCAAAATTAAAGACAACGTTGTATGCTGTTAGAAAGAACATCAGGAAAGGACTGTCTCGTATCATCATCAGGGGTTTTGGAGTCACAACAAGGGGTTGGAAAAACAAACACTTGACTAGAAGAAGCATGttgtaactatataaaaagaataacaacTAATTGCAAAATAAATTACATGGAAAATTTATCTGAATCCCATGAACTCTGTTCATATGTACACATAAAAGGCACTTGAAAAACGTTTAGAACTCAGTTCTCATGTCATTAGACCTGATATTTTAGAgctaaaaagaaacaaatctccAGCAGAAAATCATTTATCAGCCGTAAATCAACCAATGCAGAATAGTGAACTGTGTTTAAGAACTTCCTTATTCGTAATAAAGTGGAAAGAAAACAGGTAAAAATGAATGTAACTTAAATCACAACACTCATCTAGAAAAGATGGGAGTCActgttttaaaaagaaagaacatgtTGAAATTGCTACCTTGATTTAAAAGAGTCTCCACAGTGTACCCAGGTTTCTAGGATTTCCAGAGCATCATTGAGGCAAACTTTGGTCTTAAAACCAATATCACTGAGTAACTTCACACTTGTAACCTGTTCCACAGTAGCCCAAATATACAGGTTAAATATATAGGTAAGAAAACTCCTCCGCTCAGTAAGACACTGTAGGAGGTCCATATGGTAGTGAACTAGTAATCATACCaagcaaaatataagatatCAAAACAACACACCGTCCCACAAAGAACCCAAACCTCTAATCAAATTTCAAGACCATCCATGTAATATTATAAGTCCATAGataaatactcaaaaatcaatttattcacTGCGTATATTAGACTAATAGTTATAATACCAAATaagacaaaaccaaaccaaccttAGGAACTGCATAGGGAGCGTTCAAGCCAAGTATTGACTTCACATCATCACAATCATGATAAAGGTCTTTTGCAAGATGCAATTTGTTGTCCATGCTTGAAACTATCCACTGAGAATCACAAATTACCCTCATAAATGAAGATTCTGATGATCTGATGACACCATGCGTACCCGAATAATAGTTAACAGTTGCTTTATCATGGTAACAATCATCCCACAGTCTATCAAGGACTTCCAAAAGATACTTGCAACCTTTGCGGCCATTACTTTTGTTCAAGAGAGACAAGAGATCAACTAGTTCCGGGGATTCCCAATCTTTGACAACTAACTCGGGAGATAACAAGTTGATATCATACTTTTCACAACGTGAAACAGAATAGAATTCAGCAATGCTCTTTtcaacttgcaccacttgaacaaAATCAGCTATTCCAATCTCTTGAAAAAAATCCCGCCACTCCTTCAATCCGCATGCATAAAATTTTGATGCTGGATGTTTCAAGTAGGTACCATCAACCACAGGCCACAATATATCCAAGTTTTTTGTAAGCTTCTTCATGTTGACTTGGTTTCCAAATTCTTCACCGAAATGAATTGACCCCTCACCTAGCTGTTTCAACCCATAATTTGACAATATCAGAGCTTTGCTTCTTAACTCAGAAATAATGTAGTTCCTCTCATTATGACAAATATGACAGCCAGATCGTAGATGTGTCATCACAAAGCATAAGTAATCAACCATCAAACCCTCCTCTGTACCTCTAATCCTCGCCTCAAAGGCTGGTAATATATGAACTTTGATGATTTCATGTGCTGACAGCTTTTGAACGCCAATTGCACAAAGCATGTTTGTGAGGTCATCTACACAGGATTTTTCATCAACAGAAGACGCCAAAAGAAGGGAATGATCAATGGTTCGGAGATTTCCATATAGCATAGGAAATGCTTCAAATACATCACCAAGATCTAACCCAGAGGTGTCATGGTGCAACCATACTGCACCTTCATCTAAAGAGGTGAACTTACCATTTGACAGGGGAATAAAAGGGATCTTGTGAAGGTCATCTATAAGAGTCTTATCTATACCTAACTCTACATTACCATGCCCAGAAGAACGGAATAGTATGTAAAGTTCAGTAATTATAGACGATAACCATGCAAATCCCATTGACTGCAGACAACCTTTCTTGTGACTCAATGAAGAAAGAATCTGCACCAAAGTCTTCGGCCCGTAGTCTTCAATGCCCAGTGACCTTGACAGAGAATCTGACAAAACTAtatctttgtccaaaaaacCCAAAGCAAGATGCTCCTGAAGCAATCCATCCTTAAGAAGAACCCTTATCTTTTCATTCCAGTTTCTTAAAACCTTGCAAGGAGGAACCCATTCTTCACCGTCTCCCTCAAGCAGCAAGCAATTTGTTGTTCTCAATCTAGATATAATAGAacgaggaagagaagaaaagaatccATGCACCTCGCCGACTAGAGGTACGAGCTGCATGTATGAGGACACAGCTTTACCCAGATTCTGGGCGAAAGAAGGAAGACTGCAGAAGGACCTCAAAGCATCCACAAACAAACCCGGAAATTCTGACAAAAGCCACTGGTTCCAAGGGCTATCCTCATCAACATCCTCCCTTGATGATGTAAGAATGAAATCCCCTTGTATAATAAATTTCAAACCATAAGTTCTTAGAGGAAGAAAAGCAAAAACGGGTTCTTGAATCATACATGATCTGTAAGTTCCATCTTCCATCATGTCAAGAGTGAATCCTATAGAAATCTCTGTTGTCTGAACGCCATCACGAAGATTGGAAGCCTTTAATTTCTCTGATGCCACAAACCAGGTCATACTATTTTCTCCACATGAAATCTTTATGATATTCTTGCTCACAACCTCTTTCCTCATGACCAAGAGAGAATCGTCAAGCATGTTTCTGTATACTATGCACTGGAGGCGATGTAGGAAGAGTAGTAATGACGGATGAAGGTCTGAAAACATAGGTTCAATGTGATTCACTGTCGTTCTTTCAGAATCAATGGCTCTGAAAGGAAGTGTAATGCAAGTGTTCCATCCTGCATCCTNNNNNNNNNNNNNNNNNNNNNNNNNNNNNNNNNNNNNNNNNNNNNNNNNNNNNNNNNNNNNNNNNNNNNNNNNNNNNNNNNNNNNNNNNNNNNNNNNNNNNNNNNNNNNNNNNNNNNNNNNNNNNNNNNNNNNNNNNNNNNNNNNNNNNNNNNNNNNNNNNNNNNNNNNNNNNNNNNNNNNNNNNNNNNNNNNNNNNNNNNNNNNNNNNNNNNNNNNNNNNNNNNNNNNNNNNNNNNNNNNNNNNNNNNNNNNNNNNNNNNNNNNNNNNNNNNNNNNNNNNNNNNNNNNNNNNNNNNNNNNNNNNNNNNNNNNNNNNNNNNNNNNNNNNNNNNNNNNNNNNNNNNNNNNNNNNNNNNNNNNNNNNNNNNNNNNNNNNNNNNNNNNNNNNNNNNNNNNNNNNNNNNNNNNNNNNNNNNNNNNNNNNNNNNNNNNNNNNNNNNNNNNNNNNNNNNNNNNNNNNNNNNNNNNNNNNNNNNNNNNNNNNNNNNNNNNNNNNNNNNNNNNNNNNNNNNNNNNNNNNNNNNNNNNNNNNNNNNNNNNNNNNNNNNNNNNNNNNNNNNNNNNNNNNNNNNNNNNNNNNNNNNNNNNNNNNNNNNNNNNNNNNNNNNNNNNNNNNNNNNNNNNNNNNNNNNNNNNNNNNNNNNNNNNNNNNNNNNNNNNNNNNNNNNNNNNNNNNNNNNNNNNNNNNNNNNNNNNNNNNNNNNNNNNNNNNNNNNNNNNNNNNNNNNNNNNNNNNNNNNNNNNNNNNNNNNNNNNNNNNNNNNNNNNNNNNNNNNNNNNNNNNNNNNNNNNNNNNNNNNNNNNNNNNNNNNNNNNNNNNNNNNNNNNNNNNNNNNNNNNNNNNNNNNNNNNNNNNNNNNNNNNNNNNNNNNNNNNNNNNNNNNNNNNNNNNNNNNNNNNNNNNNNNNNNNNNNNNNNNNNNNNNNNNNNNNNNNNNNNNNNNNNNNNNNNNNNNNNNNNNNNNNNNNNNNNNNNNNNNNNNNNNNNNNNNNNNNNNNNNNNNNNNNNNNNNNNNNNNNNNNNNNNNNNNNNNNNNNNNNNNNNNNNNNNNNNNNNNNNNNNNNNNNNNNNNNNNNNNNNNNNNNNNNNNNNNNNNNNNNNNNNNNNNNNNNNNNNNNNNNNNNNNNNNNNNNNNNNNNNNNNNNNNNNNNNNNNNNNNNNNNNNNNNNNNNNNNNNNNNNNNNNNNNNNAGCTTGGATTGTACATACCCGAAACACTGACTTGAAGCCAATTCCTTTCTTCCCTATGTATCCACCAGATCCTTTCTTTGTGGATCGACCAACATCACACAGGGCCCGAATATTCTCAGGCATGAAGCCACACTCATTGTTTAAAACAACAATCCCGGTCTTTTGAAGAATGAATGTGAGTGTGGGTTCCACGTGTTCAGGGTACTTATTGTCATCAGCATTTTGAACCTGAAGCAACAATAGCGAGAGTGTAAGAGGATCACAAATGGAATGTCCATTAAATATCTCCTGTCTACAGGAATAGTGATAAAGAGACCTACGATGTCAAACAGGTATAACAAACATTTGAAT
The sequence above is a segment of the Camelina sativa cultivar DH55 chromosome 10, Cs, whole genome shotgun sequence genome. Coding sequences within it:
- the LOC104720419 gene encoding uncharacterized protein LOC104720419 → MQGNRDGSWSLNASTNNTGSGRGNGNIINTVPGGGGYLPQANPVFPNFNQQPIRYPLPQFPANFYRPSFPDFSLGNPNFQPQPNLSFHPPQQIPHQFGANANVFLQNHSQNSFSFPLQSSLPINNDISTSSQNHGTFESSSFKRRRQEEVVVQGTDVVPPSSDFAIGESANSFSVTLPISTSHNVTLDKSSAKPKRKVEVMRIDKAVNKTRKAVAAAGESVSSTRVSRAVLEELQADSWRSLGVQMQDVPSLRQLMAIEGKINAFIHCFVGARRIVTLYDLEVAICRNEFVDSFDDLELGPLLQHPLVLLYFPSISSSTGPVQITSEEIITFLDSYLHTYMTEDVKLDEFLNFVASQKSVTSKEKLGVRIQSLRMYVSFILDAKRQEGETLKVLLTELHQKYHIPSSKKQRQDKPLTVSERADSFALHHKDYCGKHTRFDSSSSDDNDNVYEVANLNSSDHINSCPYPSVAEEMKRLGGSNKKRKGEKRNHEKSDSSKLLRKSPSKSQGRAKQEIPKLADDSDAKKVLSIDEADFTLSEGDLRLFISTWKDTCKELSISTFVEKMLSFYNLGGSEGRAQIKRAKAMSSFPFVGLLNVAVTSLRRGMWDSIDDNLQMTSLSDTTNTGSGNQVGEINPSENRELSKTQHVMPPKHSNTVEEIIRRLSLYFEHDLSGEKHIGIFRKLQSCEVLLVEQFQVHNFESLGWGGFFTFLEKHMLLLPTQLQRFLSRELREEFPLEAHVNENLLTLLLSQASEFSGDNVISREMVARLLAEQFPSINFKVVGRDSEENFTEIIAKKKSYSKCVLFSATLLGAENSLTSKHLEESLTVGNDTEARSSILNAVASKEVLDVLLRVPLLSDLNSWCHWDLRYAPQFGPLMGLFITIPVQNADDNKYPEHVEPTLTFILQKTGIVVLNNECGFMPENIRALCDVGRSTKKGSGGYIGKKGIGFKSVFRDAGWNTCITLPFRAIDSERTTVNHIEPMFSDLHPSLLLFLHRLQCIVYRNMLDDSLLVMRKEVVSKNIIKISCGENSMTWFVASEKLKASNLRDGVQTTEISIGFTLDMMEDGTYRSCMIQEPVFAFLPLRTYGLKFIIQGDFILTSSREDVDEDSPWNQWLLSEFPGLFVDALRSFCSLPSFAQNLGKAVSSYMQLVPLVGEVHGFFSSLPRSIISRLRTTNCLLLEGDGEEWVPPCKVLRNWNEKIRVLLKDGLLQEHLALGFLDKDIVLSDSLSRSLGIEDYGPKTLVQILSSLSHKKGCLQSMGFAWLSSIITELYILFRSSGHGNVELGIDKTLIDDLHKIPFIPLSNGKFTSLDEGAVWLHHDTSGLDLGDVFEAFPMLYGNLRTIDHSLLLASSVDEKSCVDDLTNMLCAIGVQKLSAHEIIKVHILPAFEARIRGTEEGLMVDYLCFVMTHLRSGCHICHNERNYIISELRSKALILSNYGLKQLGEGSIHFGEEFGNQVNMKKLTKNLDILWPVVDGTYLKHPASKFYACGLKEWRDFFQEIGIADFVQVVQVEKSIAEFYSVSRCEKYDINLLSPELVVKDWESPELVDLLSLLNKSNGRKGCKYLLEVLDRLWDDCYHDKATVNYYSGTHGVIRSSESSFMRVICDSQWIVSSMDNKLHLAKDLYHDCDDVKSILGLNAPYAVPKVTSVKLLSDIGFKTKVCLNDALEILETWVHCGDSFKSSISQITRFYKYLWNEMADSKEKISEKLHTLPSVFVPHEIGSRQNDLISGIFLPLGDVYWNDSAGVLNEIKEISSQISSVVESLRRKTLCTIYPGLHDFFVNGCGVPETPPFQEYLKILGQFAHYVSPSCAAKAVFKIFLKWSDDLNSGKSSEDVVHFKERLSELEYTVLPTENDKWVSLHSSFGLVCWCDDEKLKKRFKKKDNIEFINFGENDVEEQEVLQTKVSGLMHSLGIPSISEVVKREAKYEGSQDNTVTVSLVNWALPYAQRYIYTVHHVKWVNDQSETGLPYDLLIESRGGKKEYVEVKATVSTRKDYFNLTVREWQFANEKGDGYIIAHVLLGNSNAILTQHRNPVKLCQEGHLRLLILMPNQRNEVNVSF